One Lacunisphaera limnophila DNA window includes the following coding sequences:
- a CDS encoding DoxX family membrane protein gives MSESPAPTAPRVNEYTAAFLLLRLFLGLRTLLAGVEKFESGGKYTFENYYANMTRMASGITGASFMPLWMTKNFAHSLGYLLIIFGAALLLGVKTRCTLVLTGLLYVGLSFGLMAVQESEGVAWLAIHVGLIAGALVLVRHNRFSVWADKS, from the coding sequence ATGAGTGAATCCCCCGCCCCCACCGCCCCGCGCGTCAACGAATACACCGCCGCCTTCCTCCTCCTCCGGCTCTTCCTGGGTCTCCGCACCCTGCTGGCCGGCGTCGAGAAGTTCGAGTCCGGCGGCAAATACACGTTCGAGAACTACTACGCGAACATGACCCGTATGGCCTCCGGCATCACCGGCGCCTCGTTCATGCCGCTGTGGATGACCAAAAACTTCGCCCACTCGCTGGGTTACCTCCTGATCATCTTCGGCGCGGCCCTCCTCCTTGGCGTGAAGACCCGCTGCACCCTGGTGCTCACTGGCCTCCTCTACGTCGGCCTCTCCTTCGGCCTGATGGCCGTGCAGGAATCCGAGGGCGTCGCCTGGCTCGCCATCCACGTCGGCCTCATCGCCGGGGCCCTGGTTCTCGTCCGCCACAACCGCTTCTCCGTCTGGGCGGACAAGTCCTGA
- a CDS encoding Gfo/Idh/MocA family protein has translation MPDSPSPYPAFTRRDFLATGAKLGAMLVAAPAFVRAATGSQTLNVGLIGCGEQGRVLLNAALKIPDIRFKAVCDIWGYNRTYAERLLGKFGHEAKPFEDYREMLAAVPDLDAVIVATPDFVHAEHTNAALKAGKHVYCEKLMAHTVEAARSMVVTARETGKLLQIGHQRRSNPRYQHARDRLVKEAHLLGRINNASGQWNRAVTEDLGYPAKYALTEDKLNQYGYANMHEFRNWRWFKRYAGGPISDLGAHQIDIFNWMLGANPSSVLAGGGVDYYKNHEWYDNAYVIYEYPTPTGIVRCTYQVLTTTSAGGGYHEYFMGDEGALKISENPKYTKLYREARAPEWDQWVDKGLIGRPGSGEGAPAPVKPWEKPKPKLGGPSKSATVDVRETAELSAWDIPVTLDKAIHQPHLENFFDAIRKDTPLNCTGDQAFASAVTVLKVNEAIAARTMLTFKPTDFVV, from the coding sequence ATGCCCGACTCCCCCTCCCCCTACCCGGCCTTCACCCGCCGCGACTTCCTCGCCACCGGCGCCAAGCTCGGCGCGATGCTCGTCGCCGCCCCGGCCTTCGTCCGCGCCGCCACCGGCAGCCAGACCCTCAACGTCGGCCTGATCGGCTGCGGCGAACAAGGCCGCGTGCTGCTCAACGCCGCCCTCAAGATTCCCGACATCCGCTTCAAGGCCGTCTGCGACATCTGGGGCTACAACCGCACCTACGCCGAGCGCCTGCTCGGCAAGTTCGGGCACGAGGCCAAGCCCTTCGAGGACTACCGCGAAATGCTCGCGGCCGTGCCGGATCTCGACGCCGTCATCGTGGCGACGCCCGACTTCGTCCACGCCGAGCACACCAACGCCGCCCTCAAGGCCGGCAAACACGTGTATTGCGAGAAGCTCATGGCCCACACCGTCGAGGCCGCCCGCTCGATGGTCGTCACCGCCCGCGAGACCGGCAAACTCCTCCAGATCGGCCACCAACGCCGCAGCAACCCGCGCTACCAGCACGCCCGCGACCGCCTGGTCAAGGAAGCCCACCTGCTCGGCCGCATCAACAATGCCTCCGGCCAGTGGAACCGCGCGGTCACCGAGGATCTCGGCTACCCCGCCAAGTACGCCCTCACCGAGGATAAGCTGAACCAGTACGGCTACGCCAACATGCACGAGTTCCGGAACTGGCGCTGGTTCAAGCGTTATGCCGGCGGCCCGATCTCCGACCTCGGCGCCCACCAGATCGACATCTTCAACTGGATGCTCGGCGCCAATCCCTCCTCCGTCCTGGCCGGCGGCGGCGTGGACTACTACAAGAATCACGAGTGGTACGACAACGCCTACGTCATCTACGAGTATCCCACCCCCACCGGCATCGTGCGCTGCACCTACCAGGTGCTCACCACCACCAGTGCCGGCGGCGGCTACCATGAATACTTCATGGGCGATGAGGGTGCCTTGAAGATTTCGGAAAACCCGAAGTACACCAAACTCTACCGCGAGGCCCGTGCCCCCGAATGGGACCAGTGGGTCGACAAGGGGCTGATCGGCCGCCCCGGTTCCGGCGAGGGCGCCCCCGCCCCCGTCAAACCCTGGGAAAAGCCCAAGCCCAAGCTCGGCGGACCCAGCAAGTCGGCCACGGTCGACGTCCGCGAGACGGCCGAACTCTCCGCCTGGGACATCCCGGTCACCCTCGACAAGGCCATCCACCAGCCCCACCTCGAGAACTTCTTCGACGCCATCCGCAAGGACACGCCGCTGAACTGCACCGGCGACCAAGCCTTCGCCAGCGCCGTCACCGTCCTCAAGGTCAACGAAGCCATCGCCGCCCGCACGATGCTCACCTTCAAACCCACGGACTTCGTCGTCTGA
- a CDS encoding discoidin domain-containing protein, whose product MKHLRPLLTLAFTCALPLPFLAAADLVPLELDLPKPLFVGTPRPIKLANLEQFSAGKRPDFMVPAGTVLLSAGKPVTSSDEFPIIGELDFVTDGDKTGMDGSFVEFGPGVQWVQVDLGASSPLAAIVVWHFHSQARVYHDFVVQVSDDAAFKTGVTTLYNTDVDNSAGLGTGSNLAYIESNIGRIVDAKGTSARYVRLYSNGNTSNELNHYCEVEVFGAPAK is encoded by the coding sequence ATGAAACACCTCCGTCCCCTTCTCACCCTCGCCTTTACCTGCGCCCTGCCGCTGCCGTTCCTGGCCGCCGCCGACCTGGTCCCGCTCGAGCTCGACCTGCCGAAGCCCCTCTTCGTCGGCACCCCGCGCCCCATCAAGCTCGCCAACCTCGAGCAGTTCTCCGCCGGCAAGCGCCCCGACTTCATGGTGCCCGCCGGCACCGTCCTCCTGTCCGCGGGCAAGCCCGTCACCAGCAGCGACGAGTTCCCGATCATCGGCGAACTGGATTTCGTCACCGACGGCGACAAGACCGGCATGGACGGTTCCTTCGTCGAGTTTGGCCCCGGCGTGCAATGGGTCCAGGTCGACCTCGGCGCCTCCTCCCCGCTCGCCGCCATCGTCGTCTGGCACTTCCACTCCCAGGCCCGCGTCTATCACGACTTCGTGGTGCAGGTTTCCGATGATGCCGCCTTCAAGACCGGCGTCACCACCCTCTACAACACCGACGTCGACAACTCCGCCGGCCTCGGCACGGGCAGCAACCTCGCCTACATCGAGAGCAACATCGGCCGCATCGTCGACGCCAAGGGCACCAGCGCCCGCTACGTCCGTCTCTACTCCAACGGCAACACCTCGAACGAGCTCAACCACTACTGCGAGGTCGAGGTCTTCGGCGCCCCTGCCAAGTAA
- a CDS encoding flippase activity-associated protein Agl23, which produces MPPVLTRWLPLALLALLAFGVRVWDLDRRPMHADEANQAVKAGELLEHGRYAFDPVDHHGPTLYYSVLPIAWLRGESTLAELTETTVRLVPALAGVASVLLLFLLARPLGHWPALAAAAFLALSPPAAYYSRYFVQETLLATFLLGALVCAQRWWVTGRLAWAVGAGLCAGLMQATKASTPLLVLAVLGGLVIARPRRPVSTNVLRDLACAGLAALILAALFYSSFGTHPRGLVDALLTYPAMTARLGLGTGHEKPWWYYLGLFGWQKVGGLTTHQLAFSTLALAGLIFAFTPRASHLLRWAAGSGALLLIILSASAYKTPWHALHVVPFLSLLAAGAFAALPQRPTSRFLAVGLALAALYSQAQQVRLTSFLRPADERNPYAYVHTSPDVRKVRTLVTAAQAARPDRPVRVISEEAWPLPWYLRGLTGIGYWSTVPAACDGALVITSAGLADEVRSHLTGDYDTTFVGLRPGFVLVVFTPRS; this is translated from the coding sequence ATGCCGCCCGTCCTCACCCGCTGGCTCCCGCTCGCCCTGCTCGCCCTCTTGGCGTTCGGCGTGCGCGTCTGGGACCTCGACCGCCGGCCCATGCACGCCGACGAGGCCAACCAGGCCGTGAAGGCCGGCGAACTGCTCGAGCACGGCCGCTACGCCTTCGATCCCGTCGACCACCACGGTCCGACGCTCTACTACTCCGTACTGCCGATCGCCTGGCTGCGCGGCGAGTCCACGCTCGCGGAACTCACCGAGACCACCGTCCGCCTCGTCCCCGCCCTCGCCGGCGTGGCTTCGGTGCTGCTGCTCTTCCTGCTCGCCCGCCCGTTGGGCCACTGGCCGGCCCTTGCCGCCGCCGCCTTCCTCGCCCTCTCCCCGCCCGCCGCCTACTACAGCCGCTACTTCGTGCAGGAGACGCTGCTCGCCACCTTCCTCCTCGGAGCGCTCGTCTGCGCCCAACGCTGGTGGGTCACCGGCCGGCTCGCCTGGGCCGTCGGCGCCGGGCTCTGCGCCGGCCTGATGCAAGCCACCAAGGCCAGCACGCCGCTGCTCGTTCTGGCCGTGCTGGGCGGTCTGGTCATCGCGCGACCACGCCGCCCCGTCTCAACGAACGTTTTGCGCGATCTGGCCTGTGCCGGCCTCGCCGCCCTCATCCTCGCCGCCCTTTTCTATTCATCCTTCGGCACGCACCCGCGCGGTCTGGTTGACGCGCTGCTGACCTATCCCGCCATGACCGCTCGGCTCGGCCTCGGCACCGGCCATGAAAAACCCTGGTGGTACTACCTCGGCCTGTTCGGTTGGCAAAAGGTCGGCGGGCTCACCACCCACCAACTCGCCTTCAGTACGCTCGCCCTGGCCGGCCTGATCTTTGCCTTCACCCCGCGCGCCAGCCACCTGCTGCGCTGGGCTGCGGGCAGCGGCGCCCTGCTGCTGATCATTCTGTCCGCCAGCGCCTACAAGACTCCGTGGCACGCCCTCCACGTTGTGCCGTTCCTTTCCTTGCTGGCCGCGGGCGCCTTCGCCGCCCTGCCCCAGCGACCAACCTCCCGCTTCCTCGCCGTCGGCCTCGCCTTGGCCGCCCTGTATTCCCAAGCCCAACAGGTCCGCCTGACTTCCTTTCTGCGCCCGGCTGACGAACGCAACCCCTACGCCTACGTCCACACCTCACCGGATGTGCGGAAAGTGCGTACCCTGGTCACGGCCGCCCAAGCCGCCCGGCCCGACCGGCCCGTGCGCGTCATCAGCGAGGAAGCCTGGCCCTTGCCCTGGTACCTGCGCGGCCTGACGGGAATTGGTTATTGGTCCACGGTGCCGGCTGCATGCGACGGGGCCCTCGTCATCACCTCCGCTGGGCTTGCTGATGAGGTCCGTTCGCACCTGACCGGCGACTACGACACCACCTTCGTCGGCCTCCGCCCCGGCTTCGTTTTGGTCGTTTTCACCCCCCGGTCATGA